A single genomic interval of Streptomyces sp. NBC_00663 harbors:
- a CDS encoding penicillin acylase family protein, producing MSAEIYRDAWGVPHLRADSVRELARAQGRVTARDRAWQLEVERRRAHGTSAALLGVEALPWDRFVRRARVDDTARRCFTDLAAKDPETADWVRAYVDGVNEGLAETDLPLGTPGRWEPWTPLGVWLATHILFAGFPAKLWREQAVRHLGEAAVALFAIDGPGTSGSNGWLVSGERTTTGHAVIAGDPHRFIEDPGVYQQIHLSCPEFDVVGLAVPGVPGIAHFGHTGTVAWAITNAMADYQDLYSEKLRRTGAGVEALDPDGSWRRAARHTETIEVAGEEPVEIEVIETARGPVIAGGPEGLDDGSEGSDDATPLALSLRNPPRVTGDLGFSTLLPLLRARRVADVDRAFDRWAEPVNVVQAADTEGGLLHRVAGRVPVRSTANRTRIVPAWEAGHEWTGWHEMPYGELTDGVAVMANQRGPAAPLGVEFAPPHRANRIAALLAKKEKWTAADMPAIHMDAHLASAEPLLEHLAALEDLSPEAAEVRETLLGWNRHMDADSTAAALYSAVRGAVVRRLAAHPAFAALTTVPAYPEVLLPWLGLVPRIGYALEHLLRAEELYGVDRPAEVRAAVEEVAAGNPVKTWGETHRLLPWRALPDPSYDEPGLSGDHDCVLCTSAVPGLTDLAARGPAARYVWDLARRADSRWVVPFGASGVPGSPHHRDQLPLWLGGDLVPVVTDFEQLSKESDV from the coding sequence GTGAGCGCCGAGATCTACCGAGATGCCTGGGGTGTCCCGCATCTGCGCGCCGACAGTGTGCGTGAACTCGCCCGCGCCCAGGGCCGGGTCACCGCCCGCGACCGCGCCTGGCAGCTGGAGGTCGAACGGCGCCGCGCCCACGGCACCTCGGCCGCCCTCCTCGGCGTCGAGGCCCTCCCCTGGGACCGCTTCGTCCGCCGCGCCCGCGTCGACGACACCGCGCGGCGCTGCTTCACCGACCTCGCCGCGAAAGACCCCGAAACGGCCGACTGGGTCCGGGCGTACGTCGACGGCGTCAACGAGGGTCTGGCCGAGACGGACCTCCCCCTCGGCACCCCCGGCCGCTGGGAGCCCTGGACCCCGCTCGGCGTCTGGCTCGCCACCCACATCCTCTTCGCGGGCTTCCCGGCGAAGCTCTGGCGCGAGCAGGCCGTCCGGCATCTCGGCGAGGCGGCCGTCGCACTGTTCGCCATCGACGGCCCCGGCACCTCCGGCAGCAACGGCTGGCTGGTGAGCGGCGAGCGGACCACGACCGGCCACGCCGTCATCGCCGGCGACCCGCACCGCTTCATCGAGGACCCCGGCGTCTACCAGCAGATCCACCTGTCCTGCCCGGAGTTCGACGTCGTCGGCCTCGCCGTCCCCGGCGTCCCCGGCATCGCCCACTTCGGCCACACCGGCACGGTCGCCTGGGCCATCACCAACGCCATGGCCGACTACCAGGACCTGTACAGCGAGAAACTGCGCCGCACCGGCGCCGGGGTCGAGGCCCTCGACCCGGACGGGAGCTGGCGGCGCGCCGCCCGGCACACCGAGACCATCGAGGTCGCCGGTGAGGAGCCGGTGGAGATCGAGGTCATCGAGACCGCGCGCGGGCCGGTGATCGCCGGTGGCCCGGAGGGCCTCGACGACGGATCCGAGGGGAGCGACGACGCCACCCCGCTCGCCCTCAGCCTGCGCAACCCGCCCCGGGTGACCGGTGACCTGGGCTTCAGCACCCTGCTGCCCCTCCTGCGCGCCCGCCGGGTCGCCGACGTCGACCGGGCCTTCGACCGCTGGGCCGAGCCGGTCAACGTCGTGCAGGCCGCCGACACCGAGGGCGGGCTGCTGCACCGGGTCGCGGGCCGGGTGCCGGTACGGTCCACCGCCAACCGCACCCGGATCGTCCCCGCCTGGGAGGCCGGGCACGAGTGGACCGGCTGGCACGAGATGCCGTACGGCGAACTCACCGACGGCGTCGCCGTGATGGCCAACCAGCGCGGGCCGGCCGCCCCGCTCGGCGTCGAGTTCGCCCCGCCGCACCGGGCGAACCGCATCGCCGCGCTGCTCGCGAAGAAGGAGAAGTGGACGGCCGCCGACATGCCGGCCATCCACATGGACGCCCATCTCGCCTCCGCCGAACCCCTGTTGGAGCACCTGGCGGCACTCGAAGACCTCAGCCCCGAGGCCGCCGAGGTCAGGGAGACCCTCCTCGGCTGGAACCGCCACATGGACGCGGACAGTACGGCCGCCGCCCTCTACTCGGCGGTGCGCGGCGCGGTCGTACGGCGGCTCGCGGCGCACCCCGCGTTCGCCGCGCTCACCACCGTGCCCGCCTACCCGGAGGTCCTCCTCCCCTGGCTCGGCCTCGTCCCGCGCATCGGCTACGCCCTCGAACACCTGCTGCGCGCCGAGGAGTTGTACGGCGTCGACCGGCCCGCGGAGGTGCGCGCCGCCGTCGAGGAGGTGGCCGCGGGGAACCCCGTCAAGACCTGGGGCGAGACCCACCGCCTGCTCCCCTGGCGGGCGTTGCCCGACCCGTCGTACGACGAACCGGGGCTCTCCGGCGACCACGACTGTGTGCTCTGCACCTCCGCGGTCCCGGGCCTCACCGACCTGGCCGCGCGCGGTCCCGCCGCCCGCTACGTCTGGGACCTCGCCCGGCGTGCGGACAGCCGCTGGGTGGTGCCGTTCGGTGCCTCCGGGGTCCCCGGCTCGCCCCACCACCGTGATCAACTGCCCCTGTGGCTCGGCGGC
- a CDS encoding siderophore-interacting protein, whose protein sequence is MGQGHGWEGAVLRLLRAKDFVLTVTGAEDVTPHYRRLRLTDGGLLAATGVHPTMWVRLWFAAAGKPHQRAYTLVDPDPAAGTFSLEFALHEGVASDWARAAKPGDTIEATVHGTEFTHPDPSPTHVFVIGDPASLPAINSLLAALDPSPATIWFEGATDGLPFRTDASRHDVRTGDDLVTRVKTDLPDLLRAHPDAYVWIACDTRTTRTLSSYVRKDLGVPKERLHALGYWRAA, encoded by the coding sequence ATGGGGCAGGGGCACGGCTGGGAGGGCGCGGTCCTCAGACTGCTGCGGGCGAAGGACTTCGTCCTCACGGTGACCGGCGCCGAGGACGTCACCCCGCACTACCGGCGGCTCCGTCTCACCGACGGCGGTCTGCTCGCCGCGACCGGTGTGCATCCGACGATGTGGGTGCGGCTGTGGTTCGCCGCCGCGGGCAAGCCGCACCAGCGGGCGTACACGCTCGTCGACCCGGACCCGGCGGCCGGCACCTTCAGCCTGGAGTTCGCGCTCCATGAGGGCGTGGCGAGCGACTGGGCCCGCGCGGCGAAGCCCGGCGACACGATCGAGGCCACGGTCCACGGCACGGAGTTCACCCACCCCGACCCCTCTCCGACGCACGTCTTCGTGATCGGTGACCCGGCCTCGCTGCCCGCGATCAACTCCCTGCTGGCCGCGCTCGACCCGTCCCCGGCGACGATCTGGTTCGAGGGCGCCACCGACGGCCTCCCCTTCCGCACGGACGCGTCCCGCCACGACGTCCGGACCGGCGACGACCTGGTCACCCGGGTGAAGACCGACCTCCCGGACCTCCTCAGGGCCCACCCGGACGCGTACGTCTGGATCGCCTGCGACACCAGGACGACCCGCACCCTGTCCTCCTACGTCCGCAAGGACCTGGGCGTCCCCAAGGAGCGCCTGCACGCGCTGGGGTACTGGCGGGCGGCCTGA